DNA from Candidatus Bathyarchaeota archaeon:
ATGTGGAATTGGTGTGACTTCTTCGATGCGTTCTATGCGGAAACCAAACCTGGCAAGAGCGCGGATGGCTGCTTGTGCGCCTGGTCCCGGAGTTCTGGGTCCACTGCCTCCTGGAGCGCGAACTTTGATGTGGATGGCTGTGATTCCTTTGTCTCTTGCTACTTCTGCCGCGGCGGTTGCTGCACGCATAGCTGCGTATGGTGAGGATTCCATGCGGTCGGCTTTGACGAACATTCCGCCTGTGGTTCGGGCGATTGTTTCTGCGCCTGAAATATCGGTGATGTGGATTAATGTGTTGTTGTAGGAACTGTATATGTGAACGATTCCCCATCTATCATTTCGTTTACTACTGGCAGTGCTCAGAACTTGCCGCCTCCTCTTCCGCCTCTTCGGCCTCTACCAGGCGCTCTAATTTCAGGTTGTTTAGCTACAACCGTTAAACCGACACGCAGTGGGTGTTCTTGGTTTGCGACCACGCTTTCAGGAGAGTAAACAACTTTGGCTTCTTCATCTTTTTGCACTATGTAGCCAGGGATTGTTACTCTGCGGTTATCGATGGTTATATGCCCATGAGTGATTAGTTGGCGTGATTGGAAGATTGTTCTTGCTAAACCTTTACGGAATACGATTGTTTGTAGTCTGCGTTCCAGAATGTCTTCGAGTGTTAAGTCTAAAACGTTGTCTAATACAGCGGTTTCTTGAAGAATTCCGCGCTTTTTTAGTTGCGCAAGAAGTTCGTTTTCCATTTTTGCTCGTTCTTCAGGTGTTTTGCTGATGAGTGAACGAGCAATACCTCTGGCCTTAGAAAGTGTGGTTTTATGACGCCAGAGTTCATGCTTGTTTCTCAAGCCGTATTGACCTAGAAGTTTGAGTTCTTCTTGGAGAATATCTTTGCGCCAACGGAAACGTGGCGTATCGAATTTCTTACGTTGCTTCTTTGGGTCTCCCATATTTATTTGCCTCCTTCAGCTGGTGCAGCGCCTGGCTTTTGCATAAGGGCCTTCTTCTTGACACCCAAGGCTTTGCCTGCTCTCCCAGTGGTCTTTGTTCGTTGACCACGTACTTTCAGGCTGTATGCATGGCGGTATCCTCGCCAAGACCTAATTTCTTTGGCTTGATCGATATCGGTTTTATTCTTTAATGCGAGGTCAGCACTTAAAAGGTGAGAATCTTTGCCAGTTTCTGTATCTTTTCGGCGGTTAAAAAGCCAAGTTGG
Protein-coding regions in this window:
- a CDS encoding 30S ribosomal protein S4, with translation MGDPKKQRKKFDTPRFRWRKDILQEELKLLGQYGLRNKHELWRHKTTLSKARGIARSLISKTPEERAKMENELLAQLKKRGILQETAVLDNVLDLTLEDILERRLQTIVFRKGLARTIFQSRQLITHGHITIDNRRVTIPGYIVQKDEEAKVVYSPESVVANQEHPLRVGLTVVAKQPEIRAPGRGRRGGRGGGKF
- a CDS encoding 30S ribosomal protein S13; this translates as MSQEYRHILRIMGTDVPGTLKTFYAVGQIKGISSSLSNAVLKKAGINPDLRVGYLTDSDVAKIEDVIREPAKYNIPTWLFNRRKDTETGKDSHLLSADLALKNKTDIDQAKEIRSWRGYRHAYSLKVRGQRTKTTGRAGKALGVKKKALMQKPGAAPAEGGK
- a CDS encoding 30S ribosomal protein S11 → MSTASSKRNDRWGIVHIYSSYNNTLIHITDISGAETIARTTGGMFVKADRMESSPYAAMRAATAAAEVARDKGITAIHIKVRAPGGSGPRTPGPGAQAAIRALARFGFRIERIEEVTPIPHDGTRRPGGRRGRRV